In Syntrophales bacterium, a single window of DNA contains:
- a CDS encoding Trm112 family protein — translation MTISKELLEILACPRCKGDIRLNETGDGLICDACRLLYEIRNGIPIMLIDEAKPLP, via the coding sequence ATGACCATCAGCAAGGAACTATTGGAAATACTGGCCTGCCCCCGATGCAAGGGGGACATCCGGCTCAACGAGACCGGAGATGGGCTGATCTGCGATGCATGCAGACTGCTTTACGAGATCCGCAACGGGATCCCCATCATGCTGATCGACGAGGCAAAGCCTCTTCCATGA
- a CDS encoding acyloxyacyl hydrolase, protein MRTRRCRHARFQYLLAILLLMGIVCGADGASADPSGRETGGISSSVPAATGRIRIEGVRVRPGQWVSVGETGFHPDQTLVPGSPPAKSKPAAPETEPQRNAEPSSGMITPPLPETSLNRIDYPVRLSEAGMLGGFGFGKIPEGSYEPILMAAHFGLDINRFLGIPGTHRGRFTVFAEPRFTPVHEPAGDYELGLGIGIQYVYPLLRNLFFYAAVSSGPHFISVRTEQQARGFVMDSEAGGGFYVPFSRNSALNIGYRIRHLSNGGTRTPNTGINNHFLVIGYTVFLGAPEEKERNE, encoded by the coding sequence ATGAGAACAAGGCGATGCCGGCATGCCCGGTTCCAATACCTCCTGGCCATCCTGTTGCTGATGGGCATCGTCTGCGGAGCGGACGGCGCATCCGCCGACCCGTCCGGCCGGGAGACCGGCGGGATCTCCTCCTCCGTTCCGGCGGCAACGGGACGGATCCGGATCGAGGGGGTGCGCGTCCGCCCCGGCCAGTGGGTCAGTGTCGGAGAAACGGGGTTTCACCCGGATCAGACGCTCGTTCCGGGCAGCCCTCCCGCGAAATCGAAGCCGGCGGCCCCGGAAACGGAACCACAACGGAATGCGGAACCATCGTCGGGCATGATAACGCCTCCGCTTCCGGAAACCAGCCTGAATCGCATCGATTATCCCGTCCGGCTTTCCGAGGCGGGCATGCTGGGAGGATTCGGTTTCGGGAAGATTCCGGAGGGAAGCTACGAGCCGATCCTCATGGCGGCCCACTTCGGCCTCGACATCAACCGTTTCCTCGGCATCCCCGGAACACACCGGGGGCGGTTCACGGTTTTCGCCGAGCCGCGCTTTACACCGGTCCACGAGCCCGCCGGGGATTACGAGCTGGGACTGGGTATCGGGATCCAATACGTCTATCCCCTCCTGAGAAACCTGTTTTTCTACGCGGCGGTTTCCAGCGGCCCACACTTCATATCCGTTCGCACGGAGCAGCAGGCAAGGGGTTTTGTAATGGACAGCGAGGCGGGAGGCGGTTTCTATGTCCCCTTCAGCAGGAACTCGGCGCTGAACATCGGCTATCGGATCCGGCACCTTTCCAACGGGGGCACAAGGACTCCGAACACCGGCATCAACAACCATTTCCTGGTCATCGGGTACACGGTTTTCCTGGGTGCACCGGAAGAGAAAGAGAGGAATGAATGA